One stretch of Roseimicrobium sp. ORNL1 DNA includes these proteins:
- a CDS encoding glycosyltransferase family A protein, with the protein MLRRFLAPKISLLHATRGRPEQALEAREKWIRAAAKPRRIEHIFAADCDDEATQKAIKSLPHRVVPEKGGGCVAAWNLAAQASTGDVLVQLSDDWTPVPGWDEEFVRRLRDVRQPGILRPSDGHRRDDLLCMAILTRPRLKQQQGEFLHSGYLGIYSDDEFSFRAYQDGVVIDARDLVLTHDHPNYNAAVEMDETYLAQNSTERDKTGRKIFLKRNPRAKGHWLHEGRWERFFVPLPPGESWQTKPPKPAPSVTSDS; encoded by the coding sequence ATGCTCCGTCGTTTTCTGGCTCCAAAAATCTCCCTGCTGCACGCCACCCGCGGCAGACCGGAGCAGGCGCTGGAGGCACGGGAGAAATGGATTCGTGCAGCGGCGAAGCCCCGGCGGATTGAGCACATCTTCGCGGCAGACTGCGATGACGAGGCCACGCAGAAGGCCATCAAGAGCCTGCCACATCGTGTGGTGCCGGAGAAGGGCGGTGGTTGCGTCGCGGCCTGGAACCTGGCAGCGCAGGCGAGCACGGGAGACGTGCTGGTGCAGCTCTCCGACGACTGGACGCCTGTCCCCGGATGGGATGAAGAATTTGTGCGCCGGCTGCGGGATGTCCGCCAGCCGGGCATCCTCCGCCCCAGCGATGGACACCGGCGGGATGACCTGCTCTGCATGGCCATCCTCACGCGCCCCCGCCTGAAGCAGCAGCAAGGAGAGTTCCTTCACAGCGGGTACCTCGGCATCTACTCGGATGATGAGTTCAGCTTCCGTGCGTATCAAGACGGCGTGGTTATTGATGCCCGGGACCTCGTGCTCACCCACGACCATCCGAACTACAACGCGGCGGTGGAAATGGATGAAACCTACCTCGCGCAAAACAGCACCGAGCGCGACAAGACCGGTCGCAAAATCTTCCTGAAGCGCAATCCCCGCGCCAAGGGGCACTGGCTGCACGAGGGGCGCTGGGAGCGTTTCTTCGTTCCCCTGCCTCCCGGTGAATCCTGGCAGACCAAGCCACCGAAGCCTGCGCCCTCCGTCACTTCTGATTCATGA
- a CDS encoding glycosyltransferase — protein MSRVVIITRTIDRPVLLERTLQSILAQTYTDWHWVVVDGGNTDAVPRLAQAYGERLQGRITHLRFVNPTPGMRGIPLNAGIKESQSEFITLLDDDDTWDPSYLQTMVRAMDTRPHPNVRGAVCRTLCVHESSVEHGLKPQRSYELNPKLANITLPVVAVVNCFCTHAFLYDRSALETVGMYPEDYPVLEDWHFNLRFLLHHEIVVVPQTLTHYHFRPPEVDGVQANSQTAERDDHKFHEARLINEALREDLRTGKMGLGHILSQAALTRQLTATLHSHESRMKSIGDKTGKIDTRTKELKDKLLDKRG, from the coding sequence ATGAGCCGCGTCGTCATCATCACCCGCACGATTGACCGTCCGGTGCTGCTGGAGCGCACGCTGCAGAGCATTCTCGCCCAGACCTACACCGACTGGCACTGGGTGGTGGTGGATGGTGGAAACACGGATGCCGTGCCACGTCTCGCGCAAGCTTACGGCGAGCGCTTGCAGGGACGCATCACCCACTTGCGCTTCGTCAATCCGACGCCCGGCATGCGTGGCATTCCGCTCAATGCGGGCATCAAGGAATCGCAGAGTGAATTCATCACGCTGTTGGATGATGATGATACGTGGGACCCTTCTTATCTGCAGACCATGGTCCGGGCCATGGACACCCGCCCGCATCCGAATGTGCGGGGCGCGGTCTGCCGCACCTTGTGCGTCCATGAGTCCAGCGTGGAGCATGGCCTGAAGCCCCAGCGCAGCTACGAGCTCAACCCCAAGCTCGCGAATATCACCCTGCCAGTGGTGGCGGTGGTGAACTGCTTCTGCACCCACGCCTTCCTCTATGATCGTTCGGCACTGGAAACGGTGGGAATGTATCCGGAGGATTATCCGGTACTGGAGGACTGGCATTTCAATCTGCGCTTCCTGCTGCATCACGAGATCGTGGTCGTCCCACAGACGCTCACGCACTACCACTTCCGCCCTCCGGAGGTGGATGGCGTGCAAGCCAATTCACAGACCGCGGAGCGCGACGATCACAAGTTCCATGAAGCACGATTGATCAACGAAGCGTTGCGCGAGGATCTCCGTACCGGGAAGATGGGACTGGGCCACATCCTGTCCCAGGCGGCCCTCACGAGACAACTCACGGCCACCTTGCACAGTCACGAGAGCAGGATGAAATCCATCGGCGACAAGACCGGCAAGATCGACACGCGCACCAAGGAACTGAAGGATAAGCTTCTCGATAAACGAGGCTAA
- a CDS encoding SAM-dependent methyltransferase, whose product MPPSHPPTHGHLIRVSQVFQDQVTSVFSRLGISQTSALGQEYHWAKDFTGDSLYDKAASIFVRWHIPVHHAWPCNPQKMDGFIEKAAQAILKKFGGIDFQTILMGQLSAGSSSGYYKQLASNLRGRVLQLFPEVASRGLDAESQDPEKTTLFCLVGKEGLYCGLQSPRAANGFYPGGTKFIAQGDENTISRAGAKIAEALHYLRLHRAVPAAGSHWLELGASPGGMTSELLNRDYRVTAVDRAPLDSRLRHERQLLFVQCDVAEFQPPEVTRYDALLCDLNGEAKDSMQQVIRLAPSLKQGGLIVFTLKMPGIATVHGVLTLLDDVCKDASQAGLRVLAQTHLSYNRHEFTLFFERE is encoded by the coding sequence ATGCCCCCATCCCATCCTCCCACCCACGGCCACCTGATTCGCGTTTCGCAGGTGTTCCAGGACCAGGTCACAAGCGTCTTCAGCCGGTTGGGCATCTCCCAGACATCTGCCCTCGGGCAGGAGTATCACTGGGCCAAGGACTTCACAGGCGATTCGCTTTACGACAAAGCGGCCTCCATCTTCGTGCGCTGGCACATTCCGGTGCATCACGCCTGGCCATGCAATCCGCAGAAGATGGACGGCTTCATCGAGAAGGCCGCGCAGGCCATCCTGAAGAAATTTGGCGGCATCGACTTCCAAACCATCCTCATGGGGCAGCTAAGTGCAGGCAGCTCATCCGGGTACTACAAGCAGCTCGCCTCCAATCTCCGCGGGCGTGTGCTCCAGCTATTCCCTGAAGTGGCCTCACGCGGTCTCGATGCCGAGTCACAAGACCCGGAGAAGACCACGCTCTTCTGCCTCGTTGGCAAGGAAGGCCTCTATTGCGGCCTGCAAAGTCCCCGTGCCGCCAATGGCTTTTATCCAGGTGGGACCAAGTTCATTGCGCAGGGCGATGAGAACACCATCAGCCGTGCAGGAGCGAAGATCGCTGAGGCCCTGCACTACCTGCGCCTGCATCGCGCCGTGCCGGCAGCAGGCAGCCACTGGCTGGAACTCGGCGCGAGTCCGGGCGGCATGACTTCCGAACTGCTGAACCGGGACTACCGTGTCACCGCGGTGGACCGTGCACCCCTGGATTCCAGGTTGCGGCATGAGCGGCAATTGCTCTTCGTGCAGTGTGACGTTGCGGAATTTCAACCTCCTGAGGTCACGCGATACGACGCGCTGCTTTGCGATCTGAATGGTGAAGCAAAAGACTCCATGCAGCAGGTCATCCGCCTCGCTCCTTCCCTCAAGCAAGGTGGCCTGATTGTATTCACCCTGAAGATGCCGGGCATTGCCACGGTGCATGGGGTTCTGACGCTGCTGGATGACGTGTGCAAGGATGCCTCACAAGCAGGCCTGCGCGTCCTGGCGCAGACCCACCTGTCCTACAACCGGCACGAGTTCACACTCTTCTTTGAGAGGGAGTAG
- a CDS encoding sugar phosphate isomerase/epimerase family protein: MNPSSPLSRRHFFSLGSAGAVAASLAQAPSLTQAADAAAVASTGKTILPAPSGRRVLLSCKLGMIAKKAGDRDLTLVERLKMAGEAGFDGVDFDEAGRFTTDEARDAVKESGVFAHNAINHDHWKVRLTDPDAKVREQARANMDHCLRVSHAAGGSGILIVVGKGSDGPAEEIEERCRQEIKKSIPLAASLGQRILFENVWNQMMYDHDAGPEQTADRFVKFVDSFNSPWVGMYYDIGNHWKYGQPAAWVKAFGFRAVKLDIKGFSRKQGKFVDITSPDDDLPWNEVRDALAEIGFTGWATAEVKGGDVARLTEVRKQMQQALGV, translated from the coding sequence ATGAATCCCTCCTCACCGCTTTCCCGCCGTCATTTCTTCTCCCTGGGCAGTGCTGGCGCCGTGGCTGCATCGCTGGCGCAGGCTCCCTCCCTGACACAGGCTGCTGATGCTGCTGCCGTGGCATCGACTGGCAAGACCATCCTGCCGGCGCCCAGCGGTCGTCGTGTTCTGCTTTCCTGCAAGCTGGGCATGATTGCGAAGAAGGCCGGTGATCGCGACCTCACCCTGGTAGAGCGCTTGAAGATGGCCGGGGAAGCAGGATTCGATGGCGTGGACTTCGACGAAGCAGGACGCTTCACCACCGATGAAGCACGCGATGCTGTGAAGGAGTCCGGCGTCTTCGCACACAACGCGATCAACCACGACCACTGGAAGGTGCGTCTCACCGACCCAGATGCGAAGGTGAGGGAACAGGCGCGTGCGAACATGGACCACTGCCTGCGCGTCTCGCACGCCGCTGGTGGGAGCGGCATTCTCATCGTGGTGGGGAAGGGGAGTGATGGTCCTGCGGAGGAGATTGAAGAGCGCTGCCGTCAGGAAATCAAAAAGTCCATCCCGCTCGCCGCATCACTCGGGCAGAGGATTCTTTTCGAGAACGTGTGGAACCAGATGATGTACGATCACGATGCAGGCCCGGAGCAGACCGCCGACCGCTTTGTGAAGTTTGTCGATAGTTTTAACAGTCCTTGGGTGGGCATGTACTACGACATCGGCAATCACTGGAAGTACGGCCAGCCTGCCGCCTGGGTGAAAGCCTTCGGCTTCCGTGCCGTGAAGCTGGACATCAAGGGCTTCAGTCGCAAGCAGGGCAAGTTTGTGGACATCACCAGCCCCGATGATGATCTCCCTTGGAACGAAGTGCGTGATGCCCTCGCCGAAATCGGCTTCACCGGCTGGGCCACCGCCGAAGTGAAAGGCGGCGACGTGGCACGCCTCACCGAAGTGCGGAAACAGATGCAGCAGGCGCTGGGGGTGTAG
- a CDS encoding lysophospholipid acyltransferase family protein, whose translation MNFTYRFFYTLAKLILRGFYNYRVVGDTDQLKGQAGVLIVSNHESFLDPPVVGIAFDQELHYLARKSLFSAPVLGSLYRLLNSIPVDQDRPDMTSLKIVIRQLKAGDKILVFPEGSRTLDGDMLPGEPGVGLVVAKAGVPVLPVRIFGARKALPRGGALPQPSDITLVIGKLWHYDPANYSEYTGKDLYRRISQDLMAQVAELQA comes from the coding sequence ATGAACTTCACGTATCGGTTTTTCTACACTCTGGCCAAGCTTATCCTGCGCGGCTTTTACAACTATCGGGTGGTCGGTGATACGGACCAGCTCAAGGGTCAGGCCGGCGTGCTCATTGTGAGCAATCATGAGAGCTTCCTTGACCCTCCGGTGGTGGGTATTGCATTTGACCAGGAGCTTCATTACCTCGCCCGGAAGTCCCTGTTCAGTGCCCCGGTACTGGGCTCGCTCTACCGCCTGCTGAATTCCATTCCCGTGGACCAGGACCGCCCGGACATGACCAGCCTGAAGATCGTCATCCGCCAGCTTAAGGCAGGAGACAAGATACTGGTCTTCCCGGAGGGCTCCCGCACGCTCGATGGTGACATGCTCCCCGGCGAGCCTGGTGTGGGACTCGTGGTGGCCAAGGCTGGCGTGCCCGTGCTGCCCGTGCGCATCTTTGGCGCGCGCAAAGCCCTGCCACGTGGTGGCGCGTTGCCTCAGCCATCAGACATCACTCTCGTCATTGGCAAGCTGTGGCACTATGACCCCGCGAACTACAGCGAATATACCGGCAAGGACTTGTACCGGCGCATCAGCCAGGACTTGATGGCGCAGGTGGCGGAGTTGCAGGCGTGA
- the cmk gene encoding (d)CMP kinase → MSSRAPQVIAMDGPAASGKSSVAREVAAKLGWIYVNTGNMYRAATWAVVESGTNPEDEAAVLAVVQGTDFQCTVEGGRSVIRVNGADVESQLNSESVNRGVSYVAKIPQVREILVAMQRDVGHTHRSVMEGRDIGTVVFPDALVKFYIDASEEVRAKRRGLQGHADSVRERDRIDSTRKTAPLTAAADAVVVDSSEMTLEQVVARILELLRERGVTAAA, encoded by the coding sequence ATGAGCAGCCGCGCTCCCCAGGTCATTGCCATGGACGGCCCCGCCGCCTCCGGCAAGAGCAGCGTGGCGCGTGAAGTCGCCGCGAAGCTCGGCTGGATCTATGTGAACACGGGAAACATGTACCGTGCCGCCACGTGGGCCGTGGTGGAGTCCGGCACCAATCCCGAGGATGAAGCCGCCGTGCTCGCCGTGGTGCAGGGCACGGATTTCCAGTGCACCGTGGAAGGTGGCCGCAGTGTCATCCGCGTGAATGGCGCGGACGTGGAGTCCCAGCTCAATTCCGAGTCGGTGAATCGCGGCGTGTCCTACGTGGCAAAGATTCCGCAGGTGCGTGAGATCCTCGTGGCCATGCAGCGTGATGTTGGCCATACGCACCGCTCCGTGATGGAAGGTCGCGACATCGGTACCGTGGTTTTCCCGGACGCGCTCGTGAAGTTCTACATCGATGCGAGCGAGGAAGTGCGCGCCAAGCGCCGCGGACTTCAAGGCCACGCTGACAGCGTGCGCGAGCGCGACCGCATCGACTCCACCCGCAAGACCGCGCCGCTCACGGCAGCGGCGGATGCCGTGGTGGTGGACAGCTCGGAGATGACGCTGGAGCAGGTGGTGGCGCGAATCCTGGAACTGCTCCGTGAGCGTGGCGTGACTGCTGCTGCTTGA
- the aroA gene encoding 3-phosphoshikimate 1-carboxyvinyltransferase has protein sequence MSQIKVRKLKHIPSEITVPGDKSISHRSVMFAGLCEGTTVIDNFLPSEDCLCSLAAMQAMGAECEVLETDGRGKPVRLAVTGHGMRLKAPAAPIDCGNSGTTMRLMSGLLAAQRFNTTLSGDESLSRRPMKRVADPLALMGAKVTGQGDKICAPITVHGGDLNAITYALPMASAQVKSAVLLAGWNTQGKTSVVEPAVTRDHTERLLAHFGVKVVRDGNTVSIYGGQKPEPKDLYVPGDISSAAFWMVAAAATPGVQLTLKDVGLNPTRTGILNVLIRMGAQISDNVNYPDGEPRGNVVIHGGELNATVIGGDEIPNVIDELPILAVAAALARGTTIIKDAGELRVKETDRISAVAQNLRLMGVPVEEFPDGMEITGGMELTGTTLTSFGDHRIAMAFAIAGLYAEGVTTIDDTECISTSYPGFEQHLSLFLNEPRFPDEPTPVINRVPQEVGERLSSQDQS, from the coding sequence ATGTCCCAGATCAAAGTCCGCAAACTCAAGCACATCCCTTCCGAAATCACCGTCCCGGGGGATAAGAGCATCAGCCACCGGTCGGTGATGTTCGCCGGCCTGTGCGAGGGCACGACGGTGATCGACAACTTCCTCCCCAGCGAAGACTGCCTCTGCTCGCTCGCGGCCATGCAGGCCATGGGTGCGGAGTGTGAGGTGCTGGAGACAGACGGCCGTGGCAAGCCCGTGAGGCTGGCCGTCACCGGCCATGGCATGCGGCTCAAGGCGCCCGCCGCTCCGATTGACTGCGGGAACTCGGGCACCACCATGCGCCTCATGTCCGGCCTCCTGGCCGCGCAGCGTTTCAACACCACGCTCTCAGGTGATGAGAGCCTCTCCCGCCGCCCCATGAAGCGCGTGGCGGACCCGCTGGCGCTCATGGGCGCGAAGGTGACGGGGCAGGGGGACAAGATTTGCGCACCCATCACGGTGCACGGCGGTGACTTGAATGCCATCACCTACGCCCTTCCCATGGCCAGCGCGCAGGTGAAGAGCGCCGTGCTGCTCGCAGGCTGGAACACGCAGGGCAAGACCTCCGTGGTGGAGCCTGCGGTCACCCGCGACCACACCGAGCGGCTGCTCGCACACTTCGGCGTGAAGGTCGTCCGCGATGGCAATACCGTGAGCATCTACGGCGGCCAGAAGCCTGAGCCGAAGGACCTGTATGTGCCCGGAGACATCTCCAGCGCCGCCTTCTGGATGGTGGCTGCGGCGGCTACGCCAGGCGTTCAGCTGACCCTCAAGGACGTGGGCCTCAATCCCACCCGCACCGGCATTCTCAACGTGCTCATCCGCATGGGCGCGCAGATCAGCGACAATGTGAACTACCCGGACGGCGAACCTCGCGGCAACGTGGTGATTCACGGCGGCGAGCTGAATGCCACCGTGATTGGCGGCGACGAGATTCCGAATGTGATCGATGAGCTGCCCATCCTCGCCGTCGCTGCAGCGCTGGCGCGTGGCACCACCATCATCAAGGATGCAGGCGAGCTGCGTGTGAAGGAGACGGACCGCATCTCCGCCGTGGCGCAGAACCTCCGCCTCATGGGAGTACCCGTGGAAGAGTTCCCGGATGGCATGGAAATCACCGGGGGCATGGAGCTCACCGGCACCACGCTGACCAGCTTCGGCGACCATCGCATCGCCATGGCGTTCGCGATTGCCGGTCTGTATGCCGAGGGTGTCACCACCATCGATGACACCGAGTGCATCTCGACCTCCTATCCCGGGTTCGAACAGCATCTCTCCCTTTTTTTGAATGAACCGCGATTCCCTGACGAGCCCACGCCGGTGATCAACCGCGTGCCGCAGGAGGTGGGTGAGCGTCTTTCCTCTCAAGACCAGTCATGA